The Leptodactylus fuscus isolate aLepFus1 chromosome 1, aLepFus1.hap2, whole genome shotgun sequence nucleotide sequence CAGAATTTGCTGTTGATTTtagggcagaatctgcctcaaagtcAGCGCCAGATTCCATCATGAGACCATACCCCTACCTGTGTTTCTGCATCAGCTCTGTATAGGATGCCAGTAttctcagatatatatatatgtatatccaatATACATTTCTTTATTGTCCCATCACACTTAATATACAGTAGATCTAGGGGTGTATTCACATGTGACAGATTCGTTGCTGAAATTTCTGTGACTATTTGATCAGAATGGGGTTTGCAAAAGTCAGCATTCAAGTATGCATATAAAAGTGGGGGAGACAGCTGGACCCAactatggtatatagacagtattttAAGAGTAGACTCACATAACACATGGAGATGAAAGAATATGTGACTGTGTGTGTATGCTAGTCCTAAACTGGAACACCTATCAAGCTGCAGCGCCACCATAGGTAAAATGAAGCATTGCATACTGCACATTCAGATCTGTGTAATGCACATACCTCCAGGGAAGGAGAAACCCTTAGTGTCATCTCTGCTCCAGTTTATGGATGAAGGTCCCAAATAGGGAAGAATACACTGACTGAGtatataaggtgctgtataaCCGACAGCGCCTATACAGGGTTGAATGGAGTTTCTGAATAGCGTCATACTGCTACAGTTACTAGTTTTGTGTTGCTCCTGTTACTATCAGAGATGATAATGAGCTAATAATTATTTATTGGGCTACCGAGATCCTGTCTAGAGAAGAGACTGTCCACATATCAGAAGATTGTGGTGCTGGTGAGCTCAGACTGCTGAAGTTGTGCTTTATGTAGACGTAAAACCACTTTGGTGCTGCTCATAAACTTGTATTACAGGAAACTTCTCCAGGATGAGAATTTCATGTCAAGGATTTCTAGTGATGGAGCCTGGAATATCTATAATGGGGTTTAGGGTCTCTGATTGTTCTCAAGGCTCACTGTCTCTGATGTGTCAGAAGACCATTTGTTGGGTGGGTCGCTTTGTGTAGTCGGTTTCGTTATGTTCCTACTTAAAGGTGTTTCTTTTGTTTTACTGGGCATTCATTGCCACAATTCAGACAGTCCCCTGGTGTCCCAGTGATTCACTTAGTAgagatggaaatataaaaaaaacaaaaaaacttgatagtcttgagtagttgatacctttttaatggctaactcataatgatgacaaattactgacgtttcggaacctcttgggtcctttatcaaagtaaatttaaaacatttctgaaggatgcatatttatacacagagAGGGCACATagggttagaattccaggaggggggggggttgttagtaattggtagagacaatgtaaacacttacaggtccttatcagttcacacgtttctgtaaagagacatgaaactctgtgacacattcaatccacactctagtgtctgaagcagggtcatgaatttACACTCATggatgcgtcgttctctctttgatctgaaattccctctcaaaaccaaaattttcatgtgattggtgatattatgatcctcattgcagaaatgttttgatacgggaaggtagTAGAGATGGTGAGTGCTTGAAGTCTCATTTTTCAGCCTCCCCTGCTGATTCTCCAGcttttggtcacatgaccaactccGCTCTACGCTGTGGACCTGCAGAGGAGTAGAACGAAGTTGGTGATGTCTTAGAGAGCTGAAATGGCAGCAGGGGAGGTTAAGTAATTGGACTAGAGAGCTGCATCTGCCTATGGTCTACTAAGTGAATCACCTGCTATACAGTAAGCAAgtttatataatgcagtgaacatggttttttaaaagaaaacaacCACTTAACCCCTTCAAGTTTTCTGTTCTTATTTGTTGTCTTATAGATTAATAGTTGTTGTTTTTTCACCCTTCTTGTAGGTGGAAGCTGGTATGGCAGTCATTGACAGAGCATTTAGTGCAGTACCATTTTTCGGGATGGAATCTCACCAGACTTCACACCCATTTCTTCAGAGAACCAACGCTCCTGGGATTTTAAATGCTTCTGTCAGTGAACTCAGCCAGATGAATAGCCCCCCCATGGGTATTGGATTAAATGGTGATGGATCCTATTATATGCACAGCCAGGTTTATGCCAATTCCAATCATGCTGGAGAAAACGGCAGCTTGTTTCTAGGACATGCAGCACAGAGCCAGAGTCCAGCAGGGATCCCTGTTTTGTCTCAAATAACTTGCACCGGGTAAGTAGCATGTCTTCAGCTTTAGGATATTTTTTCATACTTTTGTACATAGTTTTGTCAACTCTGTCATGGGAAAAATGGctgtgaggccggggccccacggcctggaaacgcagcgatttgcgctgcgggaaaaattatacaataactgcaaagtggatgggattcatgtgaatcccatggccactttgtgtttaaaaccgcagtgtggacatgcagcgatttccaaaatcgtcacggttttggaaatcgcagcatgccaattatatctacggaaatgttggcggcttccctgtagatataatggtaacagaaagtccatagaggaaaactctgtgaactttttgttcaaagcgctgcaggaagaactgtgatgtgttcccgccgtggtttttcccgcagcgctttagcactgcgtatcctcccgtgggtccttagcctaagggctagttcacacgtgggcaaaggggcggattttgacagcggatttcgcttcaaaatccgcccctttacaatggtggtctatgcagaccgccaggcttcttttttccgctagcggcgggctgctgctagcagagaaaagatgCGACATGCGGCTtccacctagcggcagcaccctcctgtgtcggctcattcatttgagccgacataggaggggaaagccgcgaccgcgatggtcgggcaggcgggttttgaccagagagagacacggcacgccgcgtctctctctgtgtcaaaacctgcgcggacggttcacatgtgaaGTGACCCTAAGGATCTTTTCACATACTGAGTTCAGTTCAGTTGACTCACACTTGCACcttggtttccgttcttcaggacCGCTTGGggtcccaaagaatggaaacctaacctgctaaaaaagtggaaacccacaaaccccgtagactataatgaggtctgtcgggtttgcaggacttttctctctgcatttattAAGCAGctttggggatggaaacccccaaaCGAAATGCAGGCAATGTGTGTATTTGGACTGTTAAATCGAACATGGGCTGTTGTTCCCAGCTTGAACTTCTTTGTATACaatggatttaaagaggacctttcactacccccATTTAATAGTCCCCtatctactactacccccatttaaTAGTCCCCtatctactgattctggcacagttgtaattttgttctctagccccaacaaataggtgctgttagttttggtgcctgatgtgctgtttagtctctgtactgtttaggagggtggtgtcaggcaggagcatctagttcacactgggacatggaggctgattttgacagccgatttcgcttcaaaatcagcccctttacaatggagccctatgtgaacagctagcttttttttttctgctagctttttttattgctagctttttttgctagcagaaaaagaagcaacatgacctttcttcaggcgttttcagcctgaagaaatcaatgggagtctatggggcgctgaaaaaaaagccttgctgattttggtcgctttttttgctgctgttttggcaaaaaagtGACTGAAACAGCGAGGCTTTTTTTTATGTCACATTTTATGAAGTCACATCCCAGAGGagtggtcctgggtgttggcttcttcctgcagccattttgtgaaaAAGAACATCAGATTCCatgccattttttaaaaaattttttgataTTAAAAAGCATTCAGCTCTGAAAGAAAGCTGTCAGCTCTGCTCTGTCCGAGTTGTGAGCTAAAATGGCGCCTAGAGGCAAAAAGGGGTGggttttggccatgcccagtgggctggctagttaaaaaatgggctggttaaaaaaaaagcttcaaaaaatcaGTAACTGAAACGGCGTcaaaaaaagcgtcaaaaacagcgtccaatgcaaaaaaaacagcataaaaaaaaGCAACACTGAATTTTCAGTGCCAAAATAAGCTAGGCTTTttatacgtgtgaactagccgagTGTGATTCTGAGCACTGGCTGCTTtttattggagctctgaatcaatcTGACACCCCctccctgacattacagagcttaaatcagGCCCCAAAACGAAGTGCAGTGATTGTTCAGGAACAGCAGGAGCTAGAGAaataaatccaactgtgctggaatcaatggagcagcatctattaacagatgctaagtctGTGTTCACATCTGGACTAGTATTTCCTTTTTGTTCTGATATAGGCATGGAACTATTAAAATAAGAAAAGTGCTGGATCCATTCAACAGACAGATGGCACCTGATGGACTCCAATGGCTATACTACGGTGTGCCAGTTTGTTGTCAGGTAGCCTGAGACCAGAGTCCAGTTCAATGTATTCATCAGAAGCTGGGACCAGCGTCCATTGACATCTACTTTACAACAAAAAATGTTTAGACCATACAGAGTAAATGGTATACTTACGTTtgccttttttcttttgttgtagTCTGTCTGGACGATCGAGAAAGCACAGGCTCCAAGAGGAAGACAATGAGTAAGTAGCACTCACATCTCACATAGCACTTTCAAAAGCAAAGTGTGCGCAGAGAATAGGAAAAAATATAATGCAGATTTTGATCACATCAGTACTCAAAGGAGTTGTCTAGGATCAACCTAAACCTGGGAAATGGAGTAAATGTGGTAAATAAAAGCATTACTTGCCGTTTGGATCCCTTGCCGCTCCAGTGCTGTTCTGCTTTTCCTCAGTCTTTGTTTACTGCACTAATGGATCGATGTCATTTTGCCACACATGACAACTTTAACCAATCATTATCCTTAGTGGTGAGTTGTCAGTCCTGAAGACTCATAGAAAACGAAGAAAAGACTCTTAGATTGCAGGTGCAGAAGCAACACCGGATCTAATAACTAAGTACTGCTTCCATTGCCTCGTTGATCttctctttttttaaatgtactgtagattgtgaaccccatataggagccatatagggctcacaatctacatttcccctatcagtatgtctttggagtatgggagtaaatttacgcaaacacagggacaacatgcaaacttcttgcagatattgtccttggcaggatttgaacccaggactccagcgttggctgcagtgctaaccactcagctATCGTGTTGCCTCATTGCCCCTATTGCCTCAATTGATCTTGTCACATGCTGTTATAGACACCGGACTGCTCCCAGACGGTCAACACACAGGCACTCTACTGGCGAACAGTAATATAGCAAGTAAAGAGCTGGGGGCTCTATTTGAAGGGGGCCAGAAGGGGAATCTGCAGGGCCACAAATGTACTAAATACCTGCACTCAGAGAGGGCTCTGATCTGGGGCATTAGCCCTGGGTAGATATCGGCAATGGGTTATTGATTACAACTGTTAATCAGTTCTCTGACTTTGGTGGGGAACAGGTTAACAGATGCTATAATAGATTAGTTATTTAATATGGATGTGCAGGAGCTCTGTCCCTGGTCTGGACCATAAGTGTCTGAGCAAGGGGCAGAGCTGCATTAAAATTGTGTTAAATGACTTTAATCCATTACAGCCTCTATTAGCTTGTTTCTCACCAATAGCAGAAAACAGGTTAATATTTGTAATCATTTACTGTCATTAAAAGAAGGTATTGCAACCTCTGCTGACTGCTATTTCTAACAAACTTCCTATACACATGCTAGATTTGGTGAGAGTGGTGTACACATCTTCCAGACATCTTTAGTGGTTGGTTATCTCCCGTGAAAACTAAAAGATCACACCCATGGCATCATTTGTCAGAGGAGTCAGGAGGTTCCCATACACACTAGACAACAATAAGATCACTGTCAGACAGACTGAGTAAATGGATATAGACACAATGTTGGCTGAGATCaactttttcttttaattttcacTTGATTCATCTTGTCCGCTAAACATCCATACAATGCCAGATAATCACTTGTTGGGGAGGAATCACTGTCCCTGATTGATTATCCTACTTTAAGGCCCTAATTCTGGACAGGATCTTGGATTGAAGACATAATGAGGACTCCCTACGGAGACACAAGGAGGGCGACATGATACATGTTCCCCTAATCTTTTTATTATGCAAGGTCCCATGAAGTATACCTCTCCCTGATGTTCCCTACATAGCTTCACAAgtgctcctctcctctctctattACCCCCTCTACATTAGCACCTTTAGTGAGTTCCCCTTAACCCTCATTTCACACAACCCTGCATTCCCCTCAGCCTTGGTGTCTCCCCTTCCTGGGCCGCAATGTCTCCTCCTCAACCTTTCTGTTTCATCAAATCGTTGTACCAAAAGGGCTAAAAATCATATGATTCCCAAGTCCCAGAACAGACTAGAACTTACAAATCCCAATGGAAATATTTACAActgcaaaatttttaaaattCCACTAAAGGGAAATTGTctacactgacctctctgtattttAGCATTAGTGTGTGTTTGATGGTGCCCGCCCTGACCTATTTCCACTCTTTACCAGTCTTTAATTCAGCCCAATCCTACTTCTTTGCCGATTTTTACCAGGAGCTGAGAGAGGGAGCGTGATACTTTACTgacgcaaaaaaaaccccacggtCTGTCACAATCCTGCAAAGCTCAGGAAATCTATTACAAGATAGGTAGTACAAGGTACCAGTGACCTTGCATGCGGTTTTCCTCCTTGCCTCTGATTTGTGTTGGCGGTGTGGTCGGGAGCTGGGCATCATGGCACACGTATCGTGGTAGTGTCTGCCCCTCTTCCCATTTTGGGCAAGGGTAGTGGAAGTCATACCTAAGGTTACTGATGTCTTCTCTGCAATAACCCCAAGACCTTTCTGCTATTTATCTTACCTGGTCATGTtaaaaagatttcccacattctaatcCGTCACATGTTGGTGGTGCTAGAACTGACTGTGGAAAACCACCGGAATTCCCACTGACAGCGAATAGTTTCAAGAAATTCTTCATCTACAATATATGCAATCCTTGACAGCCTCAGACTTGATCGCCAGGCGCTGGCAGCAATGCCTAGCATTACAATTTTTCTCAGTTTGTGATTTGACTTCCCTCCCATATGGATGTGTCTATGTCGCTGACTTTAACCTGTGaacccatccacaccctgtccctgTCTATCTCCCCACTGTATCCCAATATTCCTCCTTTTCTTTCCTTCCCTTATATTTTTTGCTTATTTGTTTCGGAGCTCTCAGGCCAACAACTGCTGTATCCTTGTGCACAATTGTATGCAGTATGTATTTTCACTGTACACCAGCCTTGCTATGATTAGACTTTCTGTATTCATGGTCTAACTTTGcttgttttactttttgtattTCTCTTGAAACctcaaataaatacacaaatgttAAAACAATTTCTTCTTTTCTCTCTAAGCGGCCCCTCAAAGAAAAGGAGAATTTCAGCATCTCCCATACCACCAGTATTTCAAGAATCTCAAACTCCAGGTATTTTTGCTGGAGCTTCAGGACAGCCATTCTGGGCTTCTAGCCATTCACTGGGTAAGGAGGGCGCTATAATTCCGACAGTGGCTAACCATTCATCTGCCATGATGCACCCTATTCTTACGGAGGACATGGAAGAAGTAGCTGTCGAATCTCAGTCTGATGCTGCGCTGAGAAGAATTAGAGATATTGAAAGCAGGTAAAATGTAGCAGGTATAATTAATTAAATTGGCAAAAAATAAGGATGCAAATAAAATAAGATATGGGCCAATGTCCTTTTAAATTTGTGaggtgagggggaaaaaaaaacccttccttTTCCTGACAGTACAAGACCATAGAACaacttcagttttttttttacatacttgTGGCATTAATTTATTTTGTAGTATACTGTACGAATGAACAATGgctcttttctgtgaaatcctgtacttTATTATTGCCCTTATTTATCTATTGAGAGGTGAAATAAGGCAGAGAATCTGAGGCAGGTGGAAGTCTGTTTAAacagaatttatatatatatatatatatatatataaattatatattcgAGTACaagtcgaccccccccccccaattgtaccacaaaaaactgggaaaacttctaTATGCAGcatctactggaaaatttcaaaaattaaaatggtcggagtttttaggtgcagaagatgctggggaaggggagggggtggttTGGTTGTCTGGCTGCCCCTtcgctgagcttgaggactgttttttcttcccccacttggaattcagtctggctgtatatagggtatctgcagtgctcctattaaccccttcccgacagaacaggagcactggagataccctatattcagtagaccgagcactttcagacacagggacacctattgtgtataatgtgtttcacagtcatttactacttttatatgtagattctatacattactattgcagatggtcttagacacccccccccctcccaaaaaaaataaaataaatatatatatatattttttttttgcttgtcttAAGTATAAGCCATGaggggatttttcagcacaatacTCGAgtaagcttatactcgagtaaatatatatattttgacaACAAAGTTGGGATTGGGAGCAGTTTCTTACAAATTGACAATCTCGACTGAATTTTAGTGCTCTTCTAGGTTTGATGATGCCCGAGATAATTGTAAAGTGACTTCTCAAAAAGGAGCTTGgacttgttaataaagtatatcacaaaatGTATTAAGGACACACATGCAGCCAGACAattaaaagttgtctgaaagtttagttactttATAGAGGTATTTCTGCAgatattttatttagaaaagcATTCAAGATGGGTATGATGAGCAGTTCCTGAAAGTACATAAGTGTCCATTCacccagaggaaaatggtgaggaatttggtgtggaatttcagtgctgaaaaaaaagcctcccattaacttcaaagggttcctttttctgctatcagaagtcaatgggaggctttttttttctgcgctgaaattccacaccaatttcctcatcattttcctctgtgtgaatggaccctaaggtacTTGTGAAAAGCAACATTCTTCATAGAAATGCAATTCGCAGCATAAGTTTGCTTGAACATCCCTATATAATGTATTAATACACAAAGACAAGTGGTTAATGGAATTGGCAAATGGCAAAGTGTAATAGATAAATCATATAATGGCAAAACATACTGTGTGTTTTTGGTTCGCCCCCAATGGCCTGATaggttattatttctcagagcgGTTAGGAGCTCCAGGTGCTTGTTTATAGGAAGGTTAAGGTGACCGCCGAGTGCTCAGTTGATGAATCcctcatggttatgttctgtagAGCACGGacttctatataatattatactgtagCTCAGTTCATTTATAATCATACAGGATTTCAAAGTCTGAAGATGTATGATGATGTATGATCTGGTCCATTGTTTTCCCTGCTCATGTTTGCGGTGAGCTTATCACAACTTAAATTTGGCCGCCAAGAGAGCTGAAAAATTAAAA carries:
- the CCDC117 gene encoding coiled-coil domain-containing protein 117; protein product: MAVIDRAFSAVPFFGMESHQTSHPFLQRTNAPGILNASVSELSQMNSPPMGIGLNGDGSYYMHSQVYANSNHAGENGSLFLGHAAQSQSPAGIPVLSQITCTGLSGRSRKHRLQEEDNDGPSKKRRISASPIPPVFQESQTPGIFAGASGQPFWASSHSLGKEGAIIPTVANHSSAMMHPILTEDMEEVAVESQSDAALRRIRDIESRLVVEDDEEEEENNSKDGHLPTLVLSDILVEGFKKGLDESLTKKIVDSINRPSMELVLWKPQPEFLVNKLQSVAINYEDDKEVTEEIQSTSATHLLQEVNPSSADKPCSSNLDCDIETLWNREEEEMEL